The Primulina tabacum isolate GXHZ01 chromosome 10, ASM2559414v2, whole genome shotgun sequence region GGATGTGTTCTAATGCAAAATGGGCGAGTGattgcatatgcttctcgtcagttgaagccgCATGAAACCCGATATCCAGTTCATGACTTAGAGctggctgccattgtgtttgcattgaagttatggcgtcattatctgtacggtgagcaGTTTGTGATTTATTCGGATCACAAGAGCCTTAAATATCTTTTCTCACAGCCTgacttgaacatgagacaacgtCGATGGATGGAGttacttaaagactttgattgtgagattcagtatcaactagggcgaatgaatcttGTTGCAGATGCTCTCAGCAGGAAAGTTCATAATGCTATGCTGACATCTTTGACTATCTCTAAAGTTCACGAGCACTTGGGAACTTCAGGATGGACTTATCAGATCAGTGGAGACTACTTCATAGTGTCAtctattcaagttgagccaCAGATTTTGTCCAAAATCAAAGCAGCACAGAAGACCGATCCGCATATTCATAGATTGAAAGAATTGTCTCGAACAGGTCAGACAGAAAAAGTTTAGTGTTGCTTCAGATGGCAGTCTGCGCTTTAATGGTAGACTTGTGGTTCCAAATTTGATAGGTCTGAAAGAAGCTATACTACGggaagcacattgtagtcgaCACAGTATTCACCCAGGAATTCGAAAGATGTATCATACCTTGAGAGCTCATTATTGGTgggaaggtatgaagaaagatatttctcaTTTTGCGGCTAAATGCTTAACGTGTCAACAAgttaaagccgagagaatgagacCTGGTGGAATGTTGCATAGTCTTGAAGTACCGTAGTGGATCTGGGAgcacattgctatggattttgtgactcatttacctcgttctaatcggggttgtgatgcgatttgggtgattgtcgatagattgtctaaatcagctcattttatTCCCTATGATCGTACTTGTACTTACATGAAAATGGCGAAGCTGTACATTGATCATAtagtgagattgcatggtgtgccagtaaccatagtatctgatcgtgatccaagGTTTGCTTCGAAGTTTTGGGGAAGTTTGCAATCAGCTTTGGGTTCAAAGTTGATTATGAGCACCGCCtatcacccgcagacagatggtcagtcagaaagaacCATCCAGACTCTAGAGGATATGTTACGAGCAGTAGTGATGGATTTCAAAGGTGGTTGGCAAGGATCATTGTCTTTGGTTGAATTCTCTCACAATAATAGTTTTCAGGCAACAATcggtatggcaccatttgaagctttgtatggaagaaagtgcagatcgccgatatGTTGGGAAGATGTAGGAGAAAGACAGATGTCAAGACCAGAATTTATTCAAGAGATGAAAGATAAAGTTGAATTGATCAGGAAAAGGATTAAAGCAGCCCAAGATCGTCAAGCcagttatgctaataaaaggcaTAGACCTTTAGAGTTCCAAGTGGGcgattatgttttcttgaaagtatcaccATTCCGGGGTACCATGAGATTCGGACATAAAGGGAAGTTAGCTCCGCGTTATATTGGTCCGTATATGATTGTTGAAAGGATTGGCACATTGGCGTATCGTTTAGATTTGCCGCAGAGTTTGTCTTTGATAcataatgtgtttcatgtatctatgttgcggaagtatgagccaGATCCGTCTCATATCTTGAATGTCGAGGATGTGGAGTTGGAGAGTTCCCTTAGCTATGTTGAACATCCAGTGCAAATTTTGGACCGTAAGGAAAGACAGCTCAGGAGCAAGACGATTCCATTGGTTTTGGTACAATGGAGTAGACATGGAAGAGAAGAATCTACATGGGAATTAGAGGCAAAGATGCGACAAGAATGGCCTCATTTGTTTGAGAATGTAATGAATTATGCGATGTATTCTTAATATCCTATGTATTATCAGATGTAATGTTTTGGATATCAATGTTGTGTTTgttagatttcgaggacgaaatctttgaTTAGTAGGGGAGAATGTGAGGcccaataattaaaataagcccagcccatttcccatttttattataataaccCCAACCCATTTGAGAAATCAGAATCGCTCAATTCCAGAAAGCTTTTCCCCCAGCTTTGCAACTCGTCGCTCCTCTCTTGGTTTTGTTTCAGTCGCGTAGCACCACCGATGGTCGGAGAATAGTGCAGCAGCTTAGCAAACTTTCTTCCTCAATTCTATTAGCTTCC contains the following coding sequences:
- the LOC142505035 gene encoding uncharacterized protein LOC142505035, with translation MNLVADALSRKVHNAMLTSLTISKVHEHLGTSGWTYQISGDYFIVSSIQVEPQILSKIKAAQKTDPHIHRLKELSRTGLKEAILREAHCSRHSIHPGIRKMYHTLRAHYWWEGMKKDISHFAAKCLTCQQVKAERMRPGGMLHSLEVP
- the LOC142505036 gene encoding uncharacterized protein LOC142505036, coding for MSRPEFIQEMKDKVELIRKRIKAAQDRQASYANKRHRPLEFQVGDYVFLKVSPFRGTMRFGHKGKLAPRYIGPYMIVERIGTLAYRLDLPQSLSLIHNVFHVSMLRKYEPDPSHILNVEDVELESSLSYVEHPVQILDRKERQLRSKTIPLVLVQWSRHGREESTWELEAKMRQEWPHLFENVMNYAMYS